A single genomic interval of Spirosoma taeanense harbors:
- a CDS encoding phytoene desaturase family protein, with protein sequence MSQTAYDAVVVGSGPNGLAAAITLQHAGLSVLVLEAKADIGGGMRSAELTRPGFVHDICSAIHPLAAGSPFFQSLPLAEHGLAFSYPPLSAAHPFDGGIATALGPSLTKTARSLGADEQTYLELLQPLVRDWPTMAADVMGPLRFPKHPLAMARFGLDALPSIVHLARRFRTIEARGLLAGMAAHSIQPLTNLATSAFALVLMTAGHLRGWPVPIGGSRRIADALASYFLSLGGQIETNTVVKSLNQLPPARAVLLDVTPKQVLQLAGDRLSPLYRKQLERFRYGMGVFKIDWALDGPIPFTAPECQQAGTIHLGNTLEEIVAAEQATASGQHPDRPFVLLAQQSLFDASRAPAGKHTAWAYCHVPNGSTVDRTDAIERQVERFAPGFRDRILARHTMNTSQIEAYNPNYIGGDINGGIIDIRQLFTRPVLRLSPYRTSAKGVYICSSSTPPGGGVHGMCGYHAARRALADVFSLTPTIPLTHG encoded by the coding sequence GTGAGTCAGACAGCGTATGATGCGGTTGTTGTTGGATCAGGTCCAAACGGGCTGGCTGCGGCAATAACCTTACAGCACGCTGGCTTATCGGTGCTGGTGCTCGAAGCTAAAGCCGACATTGGGGGCGGAATGCGCTCGGCAGAGCTAACGCGGCCGGGTTTCGTCCACGACATCTGCTCGGCGATTCACCCGTTGGCCGCCGGATCACCATTTTTTCAGAGCCTGCCCCTGGCCGAACATGGCCTGGCGTTCAGCTACCCGCCCCTGTCGGCGGCCCATCCGTTCGACGGAGGCATCGCAACCGCGCTTGGACCTTCGTTAACCAAAACGGCCCGGTCACTGGGTGCCGATGAACAGACCTATCTGGAGCTTCTGCAGCCACTGGTACGCGACTGGCCAACGATGGCGGCCGATGTAATGGGCCCGCTCCGATTCCCCAAGCACCCTCTCGCTATGGCCCGGTTTGGTCTGGATGCGTTGCCTTCTATCGTGCATCTGGCCAGACGCTTCCGAACAATTGAAGCCCGCGGGCTGCTGGCGGGCATGGCGGCCCATTCCATTCAGCCACTCACCAATCTGGCAACATCGGCCTTTGCGCTGGTGTTGATGACGGCCGGACATCTGCGTGGCTGGCCAGTTCCCATTGGCGGCTCCCGACGCATTGCCGATGCGCTGGCGTCGTATTTTCTCTCGCTGGGCGGACAAATCGAAACTAACACAGTCGTTAAATCGCTGAATCAACTGCCGCCAGCGCGGGCAGTGCTGCTGGACGTAACGCCAAAGCAGGTGCTGCAACTGGCCGGCGATAGGCTGTCTCCTTTGTACCGAAAACAGCTTGAACGGTTTCGGTACGGCATGGGCGTCTTTAAGATCGACTGGGCGCTCGACGGACCGATTCCGTTTACGGCACCCGAATGTCAACAGGCCGGAACAATCCACCTGGGTAATACGCTCGAAGAAATTGTTGCGGCCGAACAGGCTACGGCCAGCGGTCAGCACCCCGACCGACCGTTTGTGCTCCTGGCGCAGCAAAGTTTATTTGACGCTTCGCGGGCTCCGGCCGGCAAACACACGGCCTGGGCCTATTGTCACGTTCCGAACGGCTCGACGGTGGACCGAACCGACGCGATTGAGCGGCAGGTTGAGCGGTTTGCACCGGGTTTTCGTGACCGGATTCTGGCTCGCCACACGATGAACACAAGCCAGATTGAGGCTTATAACCCAAACTACATTGGCGGAGATATCAACGGGGGTATTATCGACATCAGGCAGTTATTTACCCGTCCCGTCCTGAGGCTGTCGCCCTACCGAACGTCGGCCAAAGGCGTTTATATCTGTTCATCGTCGACACCACCGGGGGGTGGGGTGCATGGTATGTGCGGCTACCACGCGGCCCGGCGCGCGCTGGCGGATGTTTTTAGTCTGACTCCTACCATCCCGCTGACACATGGCTAA
- a CDS encoding methionine aminotransferase, with protein sequence MLTSSQPALVSKLPHVGTTIFTVMSKLALDTGALNLSQGFPNFEPDPVLTDLVARAMRQEHNQYAPMPGVPVLREAIARKTAEVYGISYHPDHEITVTSGATEALFAAITTVVRPGDEVLVFEPAYDSYVPAIELAGGIPVYVTLTPPDYAPDWLAVQEKITDKTRLIIVNTPHNPTGRVWTRDDLNQLAALVRDRNIFLVSDEVYEHIVFDRNGESNRAHHSLMSHPTLQERTFVISSFGKTYHVTGWKIGYCLAPNELTAEFRKVHQFVTFSVVTPMQYALAEYMNRPEPYLELADFYEQKRNLFLQAIAGSRFRFTPTEGTFFQNVSYAAITDEPDYDLAVRLTHDIGVASIPTSVFYHDRNDYHILRFCFAKDDDTLKRAGERLSAL encoded by the coding sequence ATGCTTACGTCTTCGCAACCCGCCCTCGTATCCAAGCTGCCCCATGTCGGCACAACCATTTTCACCGTCATGTCGAAGCTGGCGCTGGATACGGGCGCGCTTAACCTTTCGCAGGGGTTTCCCAACTTCGAGCCGGACCCGGTGCTGACCGATCTGGTGGCCAGGGCCATGCGGCAGGAGCATAACCAATACGCGCCGATGCCGGGGGTGCCGGTTCTGCGCGAAGCCATCGCCCGGAAAACCGCCGAGGTTTACGGAATCAGCTACCACCCTGACCACGAAATTACCGTTACGTCGGGCGCGACCGAAGCCCTATTTGCGGCTATTACGACCGTCGTGCGGCCGGGCGATGAGGTGCTGGTGTTCGAACCGGCTTACGACAGTTACGTTCCGGCCATCGAACTGGCTGGCGGCATCCCGGTTTACGTTACGCTGACGCCCCCCGACTACGCGCCAGACTGGCTGGCGGTACAGGAAAAGATCACCGACAAAACGCGGTTAATCATCGTTAATACGCCCCATAACCCTACCGGGCGCGTCTGGACCCGCGACGACCTGAACCAGTTGGCCGCGCTGGTGCGCGACCGGAATATCTTTCTGGTGAGCGACGAGGTGTACGAGCATATTGTCTTCGACCGTAACGGCGAATCCAACCGGGCGCACCATTCCCTGATGAGCCACCCGACCCTTCAGGAGCGTACGTTCGTCATTAGCTCGTTTGGCAAAACCTACCACGTTACCGGATGGAAGATCGGCTACTGCCTGGCCCCGAACGAGCTGACCGCCGAGTTCAGGAAAGTTCACCAGTTCGTTACGTTCAGTGTCGTAACGCCCATGCAGTATGCGCTGGCCGAGTATATGAACCGACCCGAACCGTATCTGGAACTGGCCGATTTTTACGAGCAGAAACGGAATCTGTTCCTACAGGCTATTGCCGGGTCACGATTCCGCTTTACGCCGACCGAGGGTACTTTTTTCCAGAATGTATCCTACGCTGCTATTACCGACGAACCCGACTATGATCTGGCCGTTCGGCTAACTCACGACATTGGTGTTGCATCCATTCCAACGTCGGTGTTCTATCACGACCGGAACGATTACCATATCCTGCGGTTCTGCTTTGCCAAAGACGACGACACGCTCAAACGAGCCGGCGAACGGCTTTCGGCGCTTTAA